Proteins found in one Phoenicibacter congonensis genomic segment:
- a CDS encoding phosphoribosylformylglycinamidine synthase, with translation MINRVLVRKRVGFKVEADKVLLELRDFLGIKSIQDVDIVNRYDIDNISDEDLEKSKTVVLSEPAVDELLEELPSSDVVIATELLPGQFDMRANSASECIQLLCGCDRPIVRCAKIYLLSGELSDSDIASIKHLLINPVEMQEASLELPSSLQMVVPEVKPVPVIDGFLEMERDELNGLIEKLGLSMDADDIAFCQDYFKDERRCPTVTEIKVIDTYWSDHCRHTTFNTELVDIEIEDPEVRAAFERYLTLKKECGRESRPNTLMDIGTIAARILKKRGILNNLDESDEINACTIKAKVDVNGELQDWLYLFKNETHNHPTEIEPFGGAATCVGGAIRDPLSGRSYVYQSMRITGAANPNAPVEDTLEGKLPQRKICRGAADGFSSYGNQIGLATGIVDEIYHPGYLAKRMEIGAVVGAAPADAVVRETPADGDVVILLGGRTGRDGIGGATGSSKAHKTTSLETCGSEVQKGNAPTERKLQRLFRNKEASSLIVRCNDFGAGGVSVAIGELADGLDIDLDAVPCKYLGLDGTEIAISESQERMACVIHPADVDKFLKFAESENLEATIVAKVTETPRMVQTYKGQRVVDLSRAFLDSNGAPKKACVRVAKFEKAESNNNDAFEEKFRAMLTDLNSCSKEGLTSMFDSTIGASTVMAPLGGENKATPAIAMVAKLPVMGETSTVSGMAWGYNPMLSSNNQYAGAYMAVVDSVCKLVCAGFSRHDMLLTFQEYFKKLGDNKDNWGQPFAAVLGALDAQIGLQVAAIGGKDSMSGTFDDISVPPTLVSFATALSDANVIISPELKHVGSSLIYVVPRKQGSVVNSASMLSILDAVNELIVSGKILSASTPAYNGLAESLFKMSLGNRIGVDLNSIPETIDMFGNSYGSIILEVEPDYKDDVLFAFDNALFADEIGVTTSDFYFSYDRSSIDLSAAQEKWECVLDDVYPRNSKPLSKTSVDLISFDNQNEAYKCSVLLDAKPKVIIPVFPGTNCEYDTARAFAEAGADPDIFVIKNLTPEQVSISVDELSTKINDSQILMIPGGFSGGDEPDGSAKFIASFFRSHRIAEAITNLLEARDGLVLGICNGFQALLKLGLLPYGKIVDLKEDDPTLTYNLVGHHESALIQTRISSTLSPWMSRLSVGDVHTIAISHGEGRFVCNDEMLNELISNGQVCAQYVNNLGIATTDTFTNPNGSVANIESICSPDGRVLGKMGHSERRGNHLYVNVPGNKYQELFEGGVDYFSF, from the coding sequence ATGATAAACAGGGTGCTGGTTAGAAAACGTGTCGGTTTTAAAGTAGAAGCTGATAAAGTACTTTTAGAACTTCGCGATTTTCTTGGTATTAAATCAATACAGGACGTTGACATCGTTAATCGCTATGACATTGATAACATTTCGGATGAAGATTTAGAGAAAAGCAAAACTGTTGTTTTGTCCGAACCTGCTGTTGACGAATTGTTAGAGGAATTGCCATCTTCTGATGTGGTGATTGCAACAGAGCTTTTGCCTGGTCAGTTTGATATGCGTGCAAACTCAGCTAGTGAGTGCATTCAGCTTTTGTGTGGTTGTGATCGCCCGATTGTGCGTTGCGCAAAAATTTATTTATTGAGTGGAGAATTGTCTGATAGCGACATCGCTTCTATTAAACATTTGCTCATTAACCCAGTAGAGATGCAAGAAGCTTCGCTTGAACTTCCTTCTTCGCTGCAAATGGTAGTTCCTGAGGTTAAACCAGTTCCTGTAATTGATGGCTTTCTCGAAATGGAAAGAGATGAACTAAATGGTCTAATTGAGAAACTTGGGCTTTCGATGGATGCCGATGACATCGCTTTTTGTCAAGATTATTTTAAAGATGAAAGACGTTGCCCCACGGTAACTGAAATTAAAGTGATTGACACCTATTGGTCAGATCACTGCAGGCACACAACTTTTAACACCGAGCTTGTTGACATTGAAATTGAAGACCCTGAGGTTCGTGCTGCCTTTGAGCGTTATTTAACATTAAAGAAAGAATGTGGCAGAGAGTCTAGGCCAAACACTTTGATGGACATTGGAACTATTGCTGCAAGAATTCTAAAGAAACGCGGGATTTTAAACAACCTTGACGAGAGCGACGAGATTAATGCCTGCACAATTAAAGCGAAAGTTGATGTTAATGGAGAACTTCAAGACTGGCTTTATTTATTTAAAAATGAAACACACAATCATCCAACTGAAATAGAACCTTTTGGTGGAGCTGCAACTTGTGTGGGCGGGGCTATCCGCGACCCGTTGAGTGGACGTTCATATGTCTATCAATCGATGCGAATCACAGGAGCTGCCAACCCTAATGCACCTGTTGAAGACACTCTTGAGGGAAAACTTCCTCAGAGGAAAATTTGCAGAGGTGCTGCTGATGGTTTTTCAAGTTATGGAAACCAAATTGGCCTCGCGACAGGGATTGTTGATGAGATATATCATCCAGGCTATCTCGCAAAACGCATGGAGATTGGTGCTGTAGTTGGTGCTGCTCCAGCCGATGCAGTTGTGAGAGAAACGCCAGCGGATGGAGATGTTGTTATTTTGCTTGGGGGACGCACCGGTCGAGACGGCATCGGTGGTGCAACTGGATCTTCAAAAGCGCACAAAACTACTTCTCTTGAAACTTGTGGAAGTGAAGTGCAAAAAGGCAATGCTCCTACAGAGAGAAAACTTCAACGCCTTTTCAGAAACAAAGAAGCATCATCTTTGATTGTTCGTTGCAATGATTTCGGCGCAGGGGGAGTGAGTGTTGCTATTGGCGAACTTGCCGATGGTCTAGACATTGATTTAGACGCTGTGCCTTGTAAATATCTTGGTTTGGATGGAACAGAAATTGCAATTTCTGAGTCGCAAGAGAGAATGGCTTGTGTCATTCATCCCGCTGATGTTGATAAATTCTTGAAGTTCGCTGAAAGTGAAAATCTTGAGGCGACAATTGTAGCAAAAGTAACTGAAACTCCGCGAATGGTTCAGACCTATAAGGGCCAGCGCGTTGTTGATTTGTCCCGCGCTTTTCTAGACTCCAACGGAGCACCAAAGAAAGCTTGCGTTCGTGTTGCAAAATTTGAAAAAGCAGAATCAAACAACAACGATGCTTTCGAGGAAAAATTCAGAGCAATGCTCACTGATTTGAATAGCTGTTCTAAAGAGGGTCTAACTTCAATGTTCGACTCAACGATTGGTGCAAGCACTGTAATGGCTCCACTTGGTGGTGAGAACAAAGCAACACCTGCAATTGCTATGGTTGCAAAGTTGCCTGTTATGGGGGAGACTTCCACGGTCTCGGGTATGGCTTGGGGATACAACCCAATGCTTTCTTCAAACAATCAGTATGCTGGTGCATATATGGCGGTCGTCGACAGTGTGTGTAAACTTGTGTGTGCTGGTTTTTCGCGTCATGATATGCTTCTAACTTTCCAAGAGTACTTTAAGAAACTTGGCGACAACAAAGACAATTGGGGACAGCCTTTTGCGGCTGTTTTAGGTGCCCTTGATGCACAAATTGGTTTACAAGTTGCAGCTATTGGTGGCAAGGATTCAATGAGCGGAACTTTTGATGATATTTCTGTTCCGCCAACACTAGTCAGCTTTGCGACCGCTTTAAGTGATGCTAATGTGATTATTAGCCCTGAATTGAAACATGTTGGCTCGTCTCTCATTTATGTAGTTCCAAGAAAACAGGGAAGTGTTGTTAACAGTGCTTCAATGCTGAGCATTCTTGATGCTGTAAACGAGTTAATCGTTTCAGGAAAAATTTTGTCTGCTTCAACTCCTGCCTACAATGGGCTTGCAGAGTCGCTCTTCAAAATGTCGCTCGGGAACAGAATTGGCGTTGATCTTAATTCAATTCCTGAAACTATTGACATGTTTGGAAACAGTTATGGTTCCATTATTCTCGAAGTCGAGCCAGATTATAAAGATGATGTCTTGTTTGCATTCGATAATGCGCTTTTTGCAGATGAGATTGGCGTCACAACTTCCGATTTCTACTTTAGTTACGATAGATCTTCTATCGATCTTAGCGCTGCTCAAGAAAAATGGGAGTGCGTGCTTGATGACGTCTATCCACGAAATTCAAAACCTTTGAGCAAAACTAGTGTTGATTTAATTTCTTTTGATAACCAAAATGAAGCTTATAAATGCTCTGTTTTGCTTGATGCAAAACCAAAGGTAATAATTCCTGTGTTCCCTGGGACAAACTGTGAATATGACACAGCAAGAGCTTTTGCTGAGGCAGGCGCAGATCCTGACATTTTTGTAATCAAAAACTTGACCCCAGAGCAGGTTTCGATTAGCGTAGATGAACTGTCAACAAAAATAAATGATTCACAAATTCTCATGATTCCAGGTGGATTTTCTGGTGGAGATGAGCCAGACGGTAGCGCAAAATTTATTGCATCTTTTTTCAGGTCTCACAGAATTGCGGAGGCAATTACAAATTTGTTAGAAGCGCGAGATGGTCTCGTTCTGGGCATTTGTAACGGTTTTCAAGCTCTTCTTAAGCTTGGACTTTTACCATATGGAAAAATTGTTGATCTGAAAGAGGACGATCCAACGCTCACATATAACTTAGTTGGGCATCATGAATCTGCATTAATTCAAACACGCATCTCTTCAACACTTTCGCCTTGGATGTCTAGACTATCTGTTGGCGATGTTCACACCATTGCCATCAGCCATGGAGAAGGTCGCTTTGTGTGCAACGACGAAATGCTCAATGAATTAATTTCTAATGGACAAGTTTGCGCGCAATATGTAAACAACTTGGGCATTGCCACTACTGACACTTTTACTAACCCGAATGGTTCAGTTGCAAACATCGAATCTATTTGTTCTCCTGATGGGCGTGTTCTTGGAAAGATGGGGCATTCGGAACGACGTGGTAATCATCTCTATGTAAACGTTCCTGGCAACAAATATCAGGAATTGTTCGAGGGTGGGGTTGACTATTTTTCGTTTTAA